In Plasmodium vinckei vinckei genome assembly, chromosome: PVVCY_01, one DNA window encodes the following:
- a CDS encoding fam-c protein — protein MNKNIYSLVTVASYILLIIATQSFTNNGDLNKYVKKNKSVHNEYEINNINVNNNENFRYRSLSEHNTENDYNYGSNMVEEISRNTSSVDCDLFDCYNCLNCFNWLGYFKCFSIFKRDKKTSKPSNSNESIPKVTLLVTNIPHEFPVQNQKHHDFLLKLKKKFENHPSNKKKKKKKKYLKLKQSE, from the exons atgaataaaaatatatatagcttAGTTACCGTTGCTTCCTATATCCTTTTGATTATAGCAACACAATCTTTTACAAACAAT GgcgatttaaataaatatgtcaagaaaaataaaagcgtgcataatgaatatgaaataaacaatataaatgtaaataataatgaaaattttagaTATAGAAGTCTTTCAGAACATAATACAGAAAATGATTACAATTACGGTTCTAATATGGTTGAAGAAATTTCACGTAATACAAGTTCCGTGGATTGTGATTTGTTCGATTGTTATAATTGTTTGAACTGTTTTAATTGGTTAGGTTATTTTAAATGCTTTAGCATATTTAAAAGGGATAAAAAAACTAGCAAACCTTCAAATAGCAATGAATCTATTCCTAAAGTAACATTACTGGTGACAAATATTCCGCATGAATTTCCTGTGCAAAATCAAAAACATCacgattttttattaaaattaaaaaaaaaattcgaGAACCACccttcaaataaaaaaaaaaaaaaaaaaaaaaaatatttaaaattaaaacaaagTGAATAA
- a CDS encoding CIR protein, fragment yields the protein MNMCEFYTVFNHICNTIADYKTNNAKGNIFSQKSGNRLNKHISRYENIYKCNPNLHLLDKLKKIYVDFRGSVIKKETGNNNLYQQIQKRATENKRDSYFAKSFEAFYFNNLKCKPKNKVNIPSDKNKTQETKAIISKNTNKLEYPL from the coding sequence ATGAACATGTGTGAATTTTATACAGTATTTAatcatatatgtaataCAATTGCAGattataaaacaaacaatGCCAAaggtaatattttttctcagAAATCTGGCAATCGTCTTAATAAGCATATATCCcgttatgaaaatatttataaatgcaATCCAAATCTGCATTTATTggacaaattaaaaaaaatatatgttgaTTTCAGAGGTTCTGttattaaaaaggaaactggtaataataatttatatcagCAGATTCAAAAACGTGCAACAGAAAATAAGAGAGATTCATATTTTGCGAAAAGTTTTGAagcattttatttcaataatttaaagtgtaaaccaaaaaataaagtaaatATCCCgagtgataaaaataaaacgcAAGAAACTAAAGCAATCATATCAAAGAATACAAACAAATTGGAATATCCATTGTAG
- a CDS encoding fam-a protein, with protein sequence MNEAVMHLQYHATSTEEYELISTSNNGTNAYVKKHGGHTTVEKLNNKIPDPNRYKTIIKFLCDLNRPQNLDGRIITGKVVRVYTPNLVMVQQRYRTLYGSSQKYFYALAPKAEVDENTTVIVYASANINDHNRADKKLYQNTILESANSFKTEVNSEVDIRNGELKKLFVNLFGFLIKKEDGHVDFTCVSSIYESVSNSLNSFTKLCRAQNW encoded by the exons ATGAACGAAGCTGTAATGCATTTACAGTATCATGCTACAAGTACAGAAGAGTACGAATTAATTTCTACTTCTAATAATGGTACAAATGCATATGTTAAGAAACATGGAGGCCATACAACcgttgaaaaattaaataataaaatccCTGATCCCAATAGG tATAAAACCATAATAAAGTTCCTATGTGATTTAAATCGTCCCCAAAATCTCGATGGAAGGATTATTACag gaAAAGTTGTTCGTGTATACACTCCAAATTTAGTAATGGTGCAACAACGTTATAGAACCCTTTATGGATCAtctcaaaaatatttttatgctttAGCCCCAAAAGCTGAA GTAGATGAAAACACAACAGTAATTGTCTATGCATCAGCAAATATAAACGATCACAACCGTgctgataaaaaattatatcaaaaCACTATCTTAGAAAGTGCAAATTCATTTAAAACCGAAGTAAATTCTGAAGTCGATATTAGAAATggtgaattaaaaaaattgtttgttAACTTATTTGGATTTctcattaaaaaagaagatgGACATGTTGATTTTACATGCGTCAGCTCT ATTTATGAAAGCGTTTCAAATAGCCTAAATTCCTTTACTAAATTGTGCAGAGCACAAAATTGGTAA
- a CDS encoding lysophospholipase, putative: MMERIKSNNDELRSNTQSKLDGDPKTDWFCNKNGLLLKTYGWTVKNAIGIILLIHGFTVHARLNFMKINLKMPNKNEGLVVDNNNYYIYKDSWIEKFNQSGYSVYALDLQGHGESQSLGNIRGDINCFDDLVDDVIQYMNKIQDEISNDNQTNNDISNDDKTRDEYHDIVPTNKKRLPMYIMGHSMGGSIGIRILQLLGKEKEKNINYGDANNYKKGKAILNNSTNINEIDNDMYYMNNSTDYGSDNSCASTSATINAIVSGKDEGCYNYLDKLNIKGCVTLSGMMRLKTPFGSGNKSFKYFYIPITNFLSRVAPHTLFSSEARYKRSEYVANICKYDKFRNNNGVKFKCISELMKATITLRCDINYMPKNIPILFMHSKDDDVCCYKGTAPFHNKVKIKKKELYTVDNMGHAITIEPGNEEILNKIIDWISNLRNNGEDEIEDE; this comes from the coding sequence atgatggaaagaattaaatcaaataatgatgaattAAGAAGTAATACACAAAGTAAATTAGATGGAGATCCTAAGACAGATTGGTtctgtaataaaaatggtttacttttaaaaacatatggGTGGACAGTTAAAAATGCTATAGGAATTATATTGCTAATACATGGATTCACAGTTCATGCTcgattaaattttatgaaaataaatttaaaaatgccaaataaaaatgaaggcTTAGTAGTagacaataataattactACATTTATAAAGATAGCTGGattgaaaaatttaatcAAAGCGGTTATTCAGTATATGCATTAGATTTGCAAGGACATGGCGAATCCCAATCATTGGGAAATATAAGAGGCGATATTAATTGCTTTGATGATCTAGTTGATGATGTAATacaatatatgaataaaattcAAGATGAAATTTCAAATGATAATCAAACGAATAATGATATCTCAAATGATGATAAAACGCGTGATGAATATCATGATATAGTACCAACTAACAAAAAAAGGCTTCCTATGTATATTATGGGGCATTCGATGGGAGGAAGTATTGGTATACGAATATTACAATTATTAgggaaagaaaaagaaaagaacaTTAATTATGGAGATGCAAATAACTATAAAAAAGGTAAAGCTATATTAAACAATTCTactaatattaatgaaattgACAAtgatatgtattatatgaataattcTACTGATTATGGCTCCGATAATTCCTGTGCCAGTACATCTGCTACAATAAATGCTATTGTTAGTGGTAAAGATGAAGGatgttataattatttagataaattaaatattaaaggtTGCGTAACTTTATCTGGTATGATGAGACTTAAAACGCCATTTGGTTCTGGAAACAAATCATTtaagtatttttatatacctATAACAAATTTTCTGTCTCGTGTCGCGCCTCATACACTATTTTCGTCAGAAGCACGCTATAAAAGGTCAGAATATGTTgctaatatatgtaaatatgataaatttcgaaataataatggagtaaaatttaaatgtatATCGGAACTTATGAAAGCAACGATCACATTGCGTTGtgatattaattatatgccaaaaaatattcctatattatttatgcattCAAAAGATGATGATGTTTGTTGTTATAAAGGGACGGCTCCGTTTCAtaataaagtaaaaattaaaaaaaaagaattatataCTGTTGATAATATGGGTCATGCTATAACGATAGAACCAGGAAATGAAGAaattttaaacaaaattattgaTTGGATTAGTAATTTAAGAAACAATGGTGAAGACGAAATAGAAGATGAAtaa
- a CDS encoding reticulocyte binding protein, putative, whose protein sequence is MGECVYLKPIFIILLISTGMIYTRNAWSYAHKTDSETTPFLLGNNLSLNANSKNLQTNETNLNDPSILYENFHDTESKNINQNDISNTNNSSYNNPVSETVPYYANDLNNGKNKDNQLINTTISFIDRPNAFILDDKTLNNIDIIYNGEKKMVLYYYYKLIHYSIFLNNFLYQFEYFPTHIKNMWDLYNQVNKKILNIERTCENKRKRLAQKINHLQDVTYNYENKLYEEYYNELKPITTDFIHCVNENFKTVSPDITQMSKYIDDVYKHEKLGTPDYMHEKYVAHYEIVTKQIENKLNRIKKSPILKHNYYLNSINKVIEIAKKHDELKNVIDTLNFIKSYIEHIYMKYKYYLIMSNGAQIHLIRIEMQYKKYDIYKTDNSSKNIIITKIQELANAYADFNVSYESIIDLENVYNNTTQAFNNIINFMPHILIGKVDACTNHVVPNDEYDFKITKPISILNKLEDIFFQAFGFNFSAKYNNKTLEISNTEINVIISDTIKHMKELKNLIKEMEEIHKKDNTRQHIENTIKQLVIRVNLYQIQNQLTKAINEAEKWKSSKIATKAILDDKYNTVLSLETKIKDLCKKFTDKLNNSQYMKEYKDILIKNHIILETSITI, encoded by the exons atgggGGAATGCGTATATTTAAAAccaatatttattattctatTAATCTCTACag GTATGATATATACGAGAAATGCCTGGTCATATGCACATAAAACTGATTCAGAAACAACTCCTTTTTTACTTGGCAATAATTTAAGTCTAAATGCAAACTCAAAAAATCTTCAAACAAATGAAACCAATTTAAACGATCCATCgattttatatgaaaattttcatgataccgaaagtaaaaatataaatcaaaatgatattagtaatacaaataattcatcatataataatccCGTATCAGAAACTGTTCCATATTATGCAAacgatttaaataatggcaaaaataaagataaccAGTTAATTAATACTACGATTTCTTTTATTGATCGTCCGAATGCATTTATATTAGATGATAAGACACTAAATAACATAgatatcatatataatggagaaaaaaaaatggtgttatattattattataaattaatacattattccatttttttgaataattttctatatcaatttgaatattttcctactcatataaaaaatatgtgggatttatataatcaagttaacaaaaaaatccTAAATATAGAAAGAACGTGTGAAAATAAGAGGAAAAGATTAGCACAGAAAATAAACCATTTACAAGACGTCActtataattatgaaaataaattatatgaagaatattataatgaattaaaaccAATAACAACCGATTTTATTCATTGtgtaaatgaaaatttcaAAACTGTTTCTCCAGATATCACACAAATGAGTAAATACATTGATGACGTATATAAGCATGAAAAATTGGGAACTCCTGATTACATGCACGAAAAATATGTAGCTCATTATGAAATAGTTACAAaacaaattgaaaataaactaAATCGAATTAAAAAGTCGCCAATTCTGaaacataattattatctgAATTCCATTAATAAAGTAATAGAGATTGCAAAAAAACAcgatgaattaaaaaatgttatagaTACACttaatttcattaaaaGTTACATTgaacacatatatatgaaatataaatattacttAATCATGTCCAATGGGGCACAAATTCATTTAATTAGAATAGAAAtgcaatataaaaaatatgatatctATAAAACAGATAATTCTTCGAAAAATATCATCATAACTAAAATACAAGAGTTAGCAAATGCATATGCCGATTTTAATGTAAGTTATGAAAGCATAATTGATCTGGAAAATGTGTACAATAATACAACTCAAGCTTTtaacaatattattaattttatgcCACACATTTTAATTGGAAAAGTAGATGCATGTACAAACCATGTAGTTCCAAATGATGAATATGATTTCAAAATCACAAAGCCtatatctatattaaataaattagaagatatattttttcaagcATTTGGTTTTAATTTCAGtgcaaaatataataataaaactttAGAAATATCTAATACTGAAATTAACGTTATAATATCAGATAcaataaaacatatgaaAGAGTTAAAGaatttaattaaagaaATGGAGGAgatacataaaaaagacAATACAAGGCAGCATATTGAAAATACAATTAAACAACTAGTTATTCGTGTGaatttatatcaaataCAAAATCAACTTACAAAAGCAATAAACGAGGCTGAAAAATGGAAATCATCAAAAATCGCTACTAAAGCAATATTagatgataaatataatactgTTCTTAGTTTAGAAACGAAAATTAAAGATTTAtgcaaaaaatttacaGATAAACTTAATAACTCACAATATATGAAAGAATATAAAGATAttctaataaaaaatcatattatattgGAAACTTCCATAACCATTTAA
- a CDS encoding PIR protein CIR protein: MVEEENYEYLPAYEFYSKLNENVAEEDKEKPNKYWERIEPIFEPSEHVRDIVYKLQRNVTFLNENRDDDKLYGKHCYDLNYWLYEQVYKNLNLNENNIHFFITLDILLNSWEKINADQFNGENDICQPDNTLVDMNYLKEIKYLGDYVENFNTIKSAAIEDTNKACNVYIDYLRYAIPAYYEWNKLCTLEEENLCNKYIHDYEKYDPKGVLSNLSVTGLAVAQLFNKCYKNIVNIFLSTNNGSERTTIKLRNGLETISYGITENQGRSLSEVEIPIQEPTDTFSPVTYILNSIFSTISEIYINNYNDIILLIVLFSGILITFFGVYKITKIVKPTSNVENRSQNMQEELSL, translated from the exons atggtGGAA GAGGAGAATTATGAGTATTTACCTGCATATGAGTTTTACAGCAAActtaatgaaaatgtagCCGAAgaagataaagaaaaacCTAATAAATATTGGGAGAGAATAGAGCCAATATTTGAACCGTCCGAACATGTTCGTgatattgtatataaattacaGAGGAatgtaacatttttaaatgaaaatcgTGATGACGATAAACTATATGGAAAACATTGTTATGATTTGAATTATTGGCTATACGAGCAAgtgtataaaaatttaaatttgaatGAGAATaacatacatttttttataacattagatatacttttaaatagctgggaaaaaattaatgctGATCAATTTAATGGcgaaaatgatatatgtCAACCAGACAATACATTAGTAGACATGAactatttaaaagaaattaaatatttaggTGATTatgttgaaaattttaatactaTCAAATCTGCAGCTATAGAAGATACTAATAAAGCCtgtaatgtatatattgatTATTTAAGATATGCAATTCCAGCTTATTATGAGTGGAACAAATTATGCACActagaagaagaaaatctatgtaataaatacattcacgattatgaaaaatacgACCCTAAAGGTGTATTATCTAATTTATCTGTCACTGGACTTGCAGTTGCACagttatttaataaatgttataagaatattgtaaatatattcttaaGCACAAATAACGGATCTGAACGAACAACAATAAAACTTAGGAATGGATTAGAAACAATATCTTATGGAATTACAGAAAATCAAGGACGATCATTATCTGAGGTTGAAATTCCTATTCAAGAACCAACTGATACGTTTTCTCCTGTAACATATATTCTTAATTCAATATTTAGTACAATTAGTGAGatatatatcaataattataatgatataatattattaattgtaTTGTTTTCTGGAATCCTAATAACCTTTTTCGGAGTATacaaa ATTactaaaattgtaaaaccCACATCCAATGTAGAAAACAGGAGCCAAAACATGCAGGAAGAATTATCCTTATaa
- a CDS encoding schizont membrane associated cytoadherence protein, putative, with translation MKYLAHLFFFITFLQFIINKYDNNDKALGKFLNIRNGRFLADYYYNSDEDHNQHQKKKKAPTYAPNTIPQNGTTFPNIRTTQNTASDYYPQPIQGHQKNTYDSPAGFDFYNSPFIVKLRHNAKLIMASSAVAFFLIEDIGIKAMLFLIFASAALAYFTSI, from the coding sequence atgaaatatttagcgcatttatttttttttattacatttttgcaatttataattaataaatacgATAACAATGACAAAGCATTGGGcaaatttttaaacataaGAAATGGGAGGTTTCTAGcagattattattataacagTGATGAAGATCACAATCAacaccaaaaaaaaaaaaaagcgcCTACATATGCACCAAATACTATTCCACAAAACGGCACCACATTTCCAAACATACGCACTACCCAAAACACGGCATCAGATTATTATCCACAGCCTATTCAAGGCCATCAAAAGAATACATACGATTCCCCTGCAGGCTtcgatttttataatagtCCGTTCATCGTAAAGCTAAGACATAATGCTAAACTCATTATGGCATCATCTGCAGTGGCCTTTTTTCTTATCGAAGATATAGGAATTAAAGctatgttatttttaatatttgctTCTGCTGCACTCGCTTATTTTACTtccatataa